GAGAAGCTTGATGTGTCGCTTGAGACCATGAACAGAATTTATGAAACATCATTAAGGGCGCAGGAAACGGGCATCAGGGACACTAAAGGCACTATAGTTATTAATGAGAATGAGATACCCGAGAACCAGAGGGCCATATTGACAGCCATGCTTGACAAGGCAAGCCCTTATCTCCAGGCGCTGGAAAGCAAGCTTGGCTGTGTTATCCGGCTGTTATCACAGTATTCTCCCCAGACTGACCGTAACGCTGATATGATAGCGATATCCAGCCAGCCGATTGAAGGTATAACAAAAAATATTGACATACAATCAGTGGCTTCCGACGGATATATGCCTTTGGAACAGATAATAATCCTGGCAAAGGGCCTTTTGGCCTATAATCCGGAGACAGCGGTATCATTAAGTTCTGTGATAGGCCAGATGTATAATTATATTACAAAGTCAACTTTACCTCAGAGCGTTCTGGATGTCTTTTTGCAGACATCAAGGTTTGTGCTGGACTTACCGGCCCTTGTCGCTATAGATCCTTCGTATTATGAGCATTTGCACAAGCAGGCTTTGTCGGCATTGATATCGGCTTAATAATTTGTCTTGAATATGAGGGCAGCGGGCTTCTTAACAGGGCCTGCTGCCGTCTGTAATTATACCGGTTTTTATTTTCCTCGTTTTATTGACTTAAGCATTTTTCGTTTATTAAGATTAATATTATGAATTCTCCCTTCCGGCGCAGAGTGGCGCTTACCTTTGATGATGGCCCCAACAGCGAATACAGCCTGCAAATTCTTGATATACTCAAGTCGCATAACAGCATAAAGGCCGCGTTTTTCTTCCCGGGCAAAAACGTTGAACGCGAACCGGATACTGCGTTAAGGGTCAAGCAAGAAGGCCATGATATAGGTAATCACTCTTATAGCCACCCGCATCTTAACAGGTTATCGCCTGCAGATTGCGCGTTTGAGGTTGAACGGACAGAAAAGGTTTTTAAGGACTTGCTCGGTATCAAACCGCGTTTTTTTCGCCCGCCTTACGGTGAATATAACTTAGCGATAGAACGTTTTATCACGGCAAAGGGTTATAAGCTGGTTCTCTGGGACATGAAATGTTATTCTATGGACTGGATGGGGTATTCTGCGCGCAGGATCGCGGATGTTTCCACGCAAAAGGCGCGTGATGGCTCTATAATACTTCTGCATGACGGAAGAAATATTCAGTATAGGCCCTGCCGCCGCAATACCGTAAAGGCCCTTGGTATGATAATTGAGATATTAGAAGAGAAGGGGTTTGAAATAGTGCCGCTTAACAGCATATGCGAAGACTGGAAAGAACTATAGCCCTCTTTATTGCCTGTGGTATTATTGTGTCAGCAGGCATGTCGTATTACTCCAAGGCAAATATTCCCGCCTGCCGTGGCGCGCTTATTAAGACAGACGGTATTAGCAGTGCTAAATCGGAAATATCTCAAAAAGGCATAATAAACCTCAATACCGCGGACAGGCACGCGCTTGTTAAATTACCCGGCATAGGCTATAAACTTGCCGAAAGGATCATTGAATACAGATTATCGCACGGGCCCTTCTCTGTTGTGGAAGATATATTAAAGGTAAAAGGGGTTGGCAGGAAAAAATATGAAGCCATGGCCAAACAAATTACTGTCCGCGATTGATCTATCCGCCGCTTACATTGCCGGCGGTATGCTGGTAAAATATTGTTTTGCAAGCTACCCATGGCAAAATACGCTATGCAGTCAAAATGGGTTATAGTAAATATCCTGCGCAGGCCCACGGCAGGCTGTTTTGTTTTTTTGGTATTCGGTATTATTTTTTCTCATTATGTAAATTTGGATTTTTTCATCGTTCTGTCCGCTGCCGTTATATTAGCCTTTCTTGCGGGAATTTCAGCCATAAAGTTCGCGCGATTTTTCCCTGCTTTGTTTTTTGCCCTTATATTCGCGTCGGGTGTTTTGCTGCACTCTAATTTTCATATTTTATCAAAAGATAATATCCGCAATGTTGAAAAAAGTGAAGGGGTTGATTGCTATTTAAACGGTATCGTGGAATCGCTTCCTTCATACGCGTGGCAGAAATGGGGCCAAAGGCGTTGCAGTTTTTTATTCAGTATATTGCATTATGATAATGGCAATACTTACAAAAAAGCACGCGGCCTTGCCTGGGTTACGATCCGTGACAATGATACGGAATACGATTCGGGTGATAATTTGATCATACGAGGCACAATAAAAAGAACGGACGATTCTATGGCGGATAATGGCAGGGGAAGTTATCTGAAATACCTTTACCTTCAAGGTGTTCACTGCTGTTTGGATGTCAGAGATGACGACGATATCGCCCACTCCGGCAGGCCGCGCGGTTTCTTTCCGGCAAAATGCGCTCATAAGTTAAGGCGGGGGATGGAAAAGCGCATAAAAAGATACCTGCCCTATCCGGATTCAGCCCTGCTTAACGCCATGCTTCTGGGAAGGCGCGAATTCATGCCCCCGCATATATCAGATCTTTTTATCAGAACGGGTACAATGCATATTTTGTCGGTAAGCGGGCTCCACGTCGGACTCTTATCGTCGGTATTCTTTTTTTGTCTTAAGTTATTCCGCCTGCCTAAAAAATACATTATCACCATCGTTATATTTTTTTTGTGGATATACGCCTTTATCGCGGGTTCCCGGTCGCCGGTGGTCAGGGCGTCCGTTATGATTTCCGTTTACCTATTATCCGTAGTCCTTGAAAGGGATTTTGATATTTTTTCAGCCCTTTTTTTCGCGGGATTGCTAATATTGCTTATTAATCCTATGCAGTTATTTAACGCGGGTTTTCAGCTTTCTTTTGCCTGCGTATTTTTTATTGTGTATCTTTGCCCAAAAATTGAATCCGCTTTTTTACCAAGCTGTTTTAGACCGGGCAAATCCATTAGACAAAAAAATACGGGAAAGTTTATGCCATATCTGTTTAAAACTTTCTTTTCATCACTTGCTGTTTTTGCGGGCGTCTGGCCGTTGGTTGCTTATCACTTTGGAATAATATCTCCCGTTACGATAATTGCCAATTTATTCGTGGTCCCGCTTCTGGCGGTCTTATTAACAGCGGGCATAATACTTGTCTGTATCCCGGGATTATTTTGGCCATTGGCTTATGCCTTTTCCTGCCTCAACCACGCGTTATTTTATCTGCTCCTGCGCATCGTAAAGCTTTTTGCCGGCCTGCCATACGCTTTTTTCAACACTGAATATATACCATTGTGGCTTATAGGGGTTTATTATATTATACTTCTTATTGTGGCAGAGGCTTTGCCCGACCGCAAGATGATGTAGCTTATAGAAATATTACTTTTGATTTATTTTTAAAAAAGTTTTAAATGGAGCTTGACAACATTATATATATAATGTTATAATCACGTATAAATAGTTCAACATTGTCGGGGGAAAATAATGCAGCCTTATGTTAAGGAAAAGAGGTCATATCCTCGGATAGAGGCCAGGCTTCCGTTTCAGTTTAAAGATATACAGAGACCTATAGAAACCTATACAGGTTCTCTTACAAAAGACGTAAGCACCGGAGGGGTTCGTTTTATCTCAAACGAATTCCTTTCAATTTTTACAAGGCTTATTCTGGAGGTTTCTGTTCCGACTTTTTCCAAACCTATAAAAGCGATCTCAAAAGTTGCCTGGATACAAAAGGCCCCGCGGAGTTCCTCTTATAATGTGGGCTTGCAGTTCGTGGATATGACAGAAGAAGACAAAAAACATCTGTCAAATTTTCTGGCAAAGTCTCCCGCCCCTGCTTCGGTTATACCTTAAAAATTCTCTTTTTATTGCCTCTGTTGCGTTTATTTTGCCCCATGTTCCGCTTAATCGCCTATTGACAAAAACAGCGCGCAATGATATATTAAACTGATATACAACAAGTTTTTATCCTATGAGAATCTATTTAAGACTAATATATATTATTATATTTATCCATTTGGCGCATGCCGGCACAGGTTATTGCTACTGGGTCTGGACGCCTGAAACAAGGAAATGGATAAACCCCAAATATGCCCCCAAAGACACCCCCAAAGAACAGCTACTTTATGCTATGGATTTTTTTGAGGCTAAGGATTACAAGAAAGCGCTTTCGGAATTTGGAAAGATAATAAGGCACTACAGGCGCTCTGAAGCGGCGTCAGAGGCCCAGTATTATATGGGACTCTGCTATGAGAATATGGATTATCCTTATCAGGCATTTGAGTCGTTTCAAAAAGTTATTGATGATTATCCGTTTACCCAGAGAACCGAAGATATCGTGAACCGGCAGTTTGATATAGGCAACAGGCTTTATGAGGGGGAAAAAACAAAATTCTTTGGGCTCAAATTTAAGGCATTGCCCGAACAAATAATAGATGTGTATAAAAAAGTAGTCTCCAACGCGCCATACAGTCCAAACGCCCCCGTTGCCCAGTTTCGCGTAGGAGAGCTTTATAAGAAGATTAGTTTCTATCAGGAGGCTAGAGAGGCTTTCCAGAAAATAGTTGATGATTACCCGGACAGCGATGTCGCGCAAGAGGCTAAATTTCAGCTTGCTCTGACAGCCTCTGTTGCTTCGTCAGGAAGCAGTTATGACCAGTCTCTGGCCGAGCAGGCCCTGGATGAGTTTGAGGAGTTCAAGAGGTCTCATCCCGACAGCGAATTGGTTAAAACAGCCGAAAAAGAGAAACGGGAGATAATTGAAAAACAGGCCGCTCATTACATGGAGAATGCCAGGTTCTACGAGCGGTTAGGAAGGTATAATTCGGCGGCAGTCTATTACAAAAAGATCCTTGACGAATTCTCAAGTTCTTCATTCGCGCCAAAGGCGCTTGAGAGGTTTGAGGCTGCTCAAAAACGGGTAAAAAGTAAAGCGGCCGGGAAATAACAGCCCCGCGCTGGATCTGGAAAATATGAAGAAATATATTTTTTTATTGTCATTATGCCTTTACTGCTTGCCCGCCTTAGGCGCTTTTTTTATTTCCGGCTGCGGGTATACCACAGGCTCTCTTTTGCCCCCGCACTTAAAGACAATAAGCGTTGAAAATTTTTCTAACAAGATACCCATAACCGATGAGGTATCGGATCGGCGCAGGTATAAGACCTATAGGCCTTTGCTTGAGGTTGATGTGACCAGGGCGATAATAGACAGGTTTATATTTGACGGCCATCTCCGATTGGCCCAAAAAAAAGACGCGGACCTTATAATGGAGGGCAGTCTTGTTGATTTTAGAAGAGAGCCTACCAAATACGGCTATAATGATACTATAGATCAGTACAGGATTGCCATATTTGTTGATCTTAAGCTTGTGGAAGCCCAGACGGGTAATGTCGTGTGGTCGGAGCATAATTTTGCGGGCAGTGAATATTATTTCACGTCAGGCCAGCAGGCCAAGAGCGAGGATGAGGCTGTAACAGATGCTATTAAGGATTTGGCAAGAAGGGTAGTTGAAAGGACCATAGAGGTCTGGTAAAGATGCGCCAAGCTGGTAATATCCCACCCAATAAACATGCCGCTGTCTATTTACTAACCGGAGCCGATGAGTTTAGAAAAAGGCTATGCCTGGATAAGCTTAAGAGAAAAATTATGGGCGAAGCTGCCGACGCCTTTAACTTTAATCTTTATTATGCCAGGGATATATCCGCGGCTATTATCATAGATTTTTTGCAGACTTTCTCAATTACAGGTTCGCGCAGAATGGCCGTTCTTGTTGAACCGGAGGTTTTTTCTGAAGAGGACAGAGGCCATCTTATGGCGTATATAAAAAGTTGCCGGCCTGAAAACGTATTTCTTGTTATGCTGGGCGGAAAGTCTTCCGTGAAACTGCAGAATTTCTCCAGGTCACTGCCTGACTGCGTTGATAAGATTGATACGACTATTGATGATGAAGACGACATATCTGACTGGGTTATTCAAGAATTCGGCAAAAATGGCAAGAAAATAAATCGCGCGACAGCAGCTCTTATCTCCGGTTCTGCCAGGCAAGATATGGGAAGGGCCTTGTCTTGCATTGAACAGGTAAGCGCTTATACAGGAGCCAGGCAGGATATTACGGAAGATGACGTGGCGCTTTTTTTAGATGCTCCTTGCGAGAGCTCAACATTTGCCTTGTTGGATGCTACAAACGCTAAGATGCCCGATAAGGCACTGCTTGTTTTAAACGATTTGCTGAAGACAAACCTGTCTCCAACGCAGGCAATAGGATTAATGGCGTGGCATATCATCAGGCTTTTGAAGGTCAAAAAAATGATTTCTGCCGGGGCGTCATTGCAGGATATGATGGCAGGGCTTAAAACAGGTTCTTACAGATTAAACAAACTTATAGCGCAGGCAAAGGGTTTTTCACTGGTAAAGCTTAAAAAGAACCTGCAAAGCCTGTCCAATACGGATATCTGGATAAAATCAAGCAATATAAACGATAGCTATCTGTTAGAGGCGCTTGTCGTAAAACTTGCCGGTTAAACGGGATGATTCTTATCTTTGGCAGGCAAGCCTTTTTTAAGTTTTGATATTTTTAATGACAGGCGTGATTTTTTACGGTCGGCATTCTGGCGCTTTATTAGATTTTTCTTGGCTGCCTTATCCAGTTTAGACATTAGGACGCTAAAAAACTTTGACGCCTCTTCGGTCTTGCCCCCGGCTATAAAGGCGTTTAATTTTTTGGTAAGGGTTTTAAGTTCGGACAGCATCGCGGTATTGTGAGGCCTTCTTTTTTTATCTTGTCTTATTGATTTTTTTGCCGATTTTAGATTAGCCATATTATCCTCCGATAATGTGAAATGATAATATAACATAACAGAGCAAGCCATGTCAACTAATAAATCTATAGCAAAGTCCGCGGGTATTATAGGGCTGGCAACGCTTTTAAGCCGCGTTCTGGGCTTTGTCAGGGACATAATGTTCGCGGCCCTTTTCGGTACCGGCATAAACGCGCAGGCTTTTATCGTGGCATTTAGGATACCTAACCTTATGCGCGACCTGATAGGTGAGGGCGCTACAAATTCGGCGGTTGTGCCTGTCCTGGTGGAAGAGCTTAATCTTAAAGGCAAAGAAGCGTTTTGGAGCTTGGCCAATATTTTATTAAAGCTTGTCCTCATTATATTGTGCGCATTGACAGCAATAGGGTTTCTGCTTTCAAAACCCATAGTGCTTGCCTTGGCTCCGGGGTTTATTGAAAACAGCCTGAAATTTGATACCGCGGTAGTCCTTACGCGGGCGATGTTTCCGTATCTTATATTTATAGGTTTCGCCGCTTATGGTATGGGGGTTTTGAATTCTCTCAAACATTTTACTGTGCCCGCTTTTGGGCAAGGGCTGTTGAATATTTCGCTTATCTTATGTATGTTTATATGGAGGCAGGATATAACAGGCCTTGCCGTAGGCGTATTGGCAGGCGGTATACTGCAGGCATTGAGCCAGGTTCCCGTGCTTTTAAGAAGCGGTATGCTATTTACCCAAAGAGGTTTTTTCCATCCACAGGTAAAAAAAATATTCCGCCTGCTTTTACCCAGGGTTTTTGGAAGCGGCATATACCAGATCAATGTCTTTGTCGCGACCGCGCTCGCTTCAATAGGCAGAATAGTAGGAGAAGGCGCGGTAGCCGCTCTTTATTTCTCAAACAGGATAATGCAATTGCCGCTTGCCATATTCGCGATAGCGCTTGCCCAGGCGTCCTTACCCGAACTTTCCGGCTATGTAGTCAATAAACAGGACAGGGAGTTTTCATTATCCATAAATTTTCTTTTAAGAAGCGTTTTTTTTCTGCTTTTACCTGCCGCGTCAGGGCTTGCGGCATTATCAGGCCCGCTTACAAAGGTACTGCTTCAGCGCGGCGCTTTTGGCAGTTATTCCACGGGCATAACCGCCAGCGCGCTTTTCTACTGTTCGTTCGGACTTTTATCGTACGGGGCCATAAAGATACTTGTAAACGGGTTTTATGCCATGCAGGACACGAAAACGCCTGTAAAACTTGCAGCCGTGTCTCTTGCAGCGAACATAGCCTTTAGCATAGCATTTATGTTCAAGCTTAAGGTAGGCGGGCTTGCTTTGGCAGGCTCTCTGGCAGGCGCTCTTAACGCGGTAATGCTTTTTCTTGTCTTGAAAAAAAAGGCGGGCACTTTTTATGAAGGAATGCTGTTTGTGTCATTGTTGAAAATTACGGCGGCATCGGCCATGACAGGAGTTGTTTCTTATTGGGTATATTCATTTTCATTAAAGAGCATGCCGCCGCGAGGCGCTTTTTCAATAGCGGCCCTTTTTCTGGCCATATGCGCGGCAATAGCTTTTTACGCGATAGCCTGCTATTGTTTTCGCGTTAGAGAGTTTGAGGAGTTAAGATCTTGGATATCAAGGAAAAGATAGGCTCTATCCCCGATTCGCCCGGAGTGTATATTTTTAAGGACAAAGAATCCGTTATTATTTATATCGGGAAATCAGCATCTTTAAAAAAGCGGGTGAGATCTTATTTTTCGGGCCATTGCCACGGTAAAAAAACCGCCCTGCTTGAAAGTATTTCGGAAATTGAATATATACGTACTTCCACCGAATCCACGGCGCTTCTGCTTGAATCAGCTCTTGTCAAGAGGTATAACCCAAAGTTTAACGTACTGCTTAAAGATGACAAGGCGTATCCGAGGCTTAAGCTGTCGGTGAACGAAAAATATCCAAGGCTTACGGTGGTCAGAAAATTGAAATCCGACGGGGCGGTATATTTCGGCCCGTTTACTGATGCCAGCCTCTTGTCGGAGGCGGTTAAATTGTTAAGAAGGACATTTCCTTTAAGGTCGTGCCGTAATATGCCTTCAGGCAATTCCAGGAAAGGCTGTCTTAACATGCATATCGGCCAGTGCCTGGCGCCGTGCACGGGTGATGATAGAAGGGCCGAATACCTTGCCTGCGTTGAGGAATTGAGATTGTTCCTTGAAGGCAAACAGCAGGACCTTTTGGATATGTTGTCACGAAAGATGAAGGAGGCCTCGGATAACAAAGATTACGAAAAGGCCGCGGCCGTCAGAGACCGCATAAAGGCTCTTTCCGCCCTGTTTTTGACAACATACAACAGTTCCGAAGCCCGGGGCAAGGCCTCTGCCGCCGCAAATGAGGCTGATCTGTTGGAGCTTGAAGAGCTAAGGTCTTTGTTGGGCCTTTTGCGCCAGCCTATGACAATAGAGGCCTTTGATGTTTCAAATACAAGCGGCAAAGAGGCCGTGGGTTCTATGGTTTGTTTTAAGCGGGCCAGGCCGTGCAAGGATTCTTACCTGCATTTTAAGATTAAGACAGTTGATGTAATAGATGATTATAGCATGATGCGTGAGATAGTTTATAGGCGGTATAAAAAGAGTTTGGCGGAACAAATTCCTATGCCCGACCTTATTTTAATTGACGGTGGACGGGGCCATCTGTCGGCGGCCAAGGCCCAACTGCGTTCTCTGGGGATAATGAATGTCCCCGTAGCCGGTATTGCCAAAAATCCGGATAAGCTTTATATACATGAGAAGAAGGACCCTGTTCTTTTAGGTAAATACTCCGGCGCCTTGTTGTTATGCCAGAGAGTAAGGGATGAAGCGCACAGGTTTGCCATAACGTATCACAGGCATTTGCGCGCCAAAAAGACAAAGCGTTCAGAGCTCGACAGCATAAAAGGAATAGGCCCTAAGAGAAAAGCCGAGCTAATTAAATATTTTGGTTCGCTTGACAAAGTCAAAACAGCCGATATAAGCCAGCTTAAAAAAACGGCATTTATCAATGAAAAAGAAGCAAAAGCGGTCTACGACCATTTCAGAGTTTAGGCAAAAAGTATACGATGCTGTTTCCCGCATACCGGCGGCACAGACCAGGACGTATAAAGACATTGCCCTGGAAATAGGGCATCCGCGCGCCTGGAGGGCTGTCGGAAATGCCTTGAATAAAAACCGGAATATAGGGCTGGTTCCATGCCATAGGGTTATAAGATCAGACGGTTCTATAGGAGGTTTTGCCAAAGGCGCCGGGGCAAAACGCCGCATGCTGCTCAAAGAGGCCCGTATTAAATGCGCCAAATCTTGCCGCGTCCGGGCTTGATTGTCATAAATAGCATAGAGAACAAGCAAAATCAGCTTGTAAAAAACCGCGCGCTGTGATATTCTCTAAACTGCCATGCAAGAAACGATAAAATCACAAATAGAAGAAATAAAGGGTAAGCTTAACTGCCTAAGGGGGTATCTTTGACATACCCAATAAGCTCGCCGAGATCTCTCATATAGAATCAACCATGTCTGCCCAGGGTTTTTGGGCCAATCAGCAGAAGGCCAACGAGATAATTACAAGGCTGAAATTTCTTAAGGCCACGACAGAGCCTTTCAATTCCTGCCTGAATGGATGCCGCGACATAGAAGAACTATTTTCTATAATAGACGATGGAGACGAGCCTTCCATAAAAGAGGCGTCTGTTGAGCTGGCCCGCCTTAAGGCTTCTGTGGACAGCCTTGAGTTTAAAAGCCTTTTAAGCGGAAGGCATGATATCAACAACGCTATAATTAATATCAATTCCGGGGCCGGAGGCACGGAATCATGCGATTGGGCAAACATGCTTTTGAGGATGTATTGCCGCTGGGCCAATATTATGGGCTATGAGGTTGACAATATTGACCTATTGCCCGGAGAAGAGGCTGGAATAAAAAATGCCACCATTATCATCAAAGGAGACTGGGCATACGGTTATCTTAAGGGTGAAAGAGGCGTCCACAGGCTTGTGCGCATATCCCCTTTTGATGCTAATAAGAGAAGGCACACGTCTTTTGCGTCGGTGGATGTCATAGCCGAGGTAACCGATGATATTGATATAGAAATAGCTGAAAAAGACATCAAGGTAGATGTATACCGTTCAAGCGGGTGCGGCGGCCAGAGCGTTAATACTACCGACTCCGCTGTCAGGATAACGCATATACCTACCGGTATTGTCGTGCAGTGCCAGAACGAGCGTTCTCAAATAAAGAACAGGGTTATCGCGATGAAGGTATTGAGGGCGCGGCTCTATGAGAAGAAACAGCAGGAAATGAAAGAGCAGATGGAGAAGGCCCATGCCGCCAAACAAAAAATTGAATGGGGCAGCCAGATACGCTCGTATGTTTTTCATCCTTATAATATGGTAAAAGACCACAGGACCAAGGAAGAGACTTCAGGCGCCCAGGCTGTTATGGATGGAGAGATAGACAGGTTTATCCAGGCGTTTTTAAGGTTTAAAAAGGCAAATACATGATAAAGTGGATTGTAAAAAAGATATTTGGTTCGCAAAATGAAAAAGAGTTGAAAAAAACGGAGCGCGTATTGTCCATGGTTAATGCCCGCGAACAGGTTGTGGCGGCGCTTCCAGACGAAGAGCTGCGCGCCAAGACCGAAGAATTCCGCCGCTATCTGGCTGAAAAACAGCAGGCCTGCTCGGATGAAATAATAAAACTTAAAAAACGCGTTGACGAATCAACGAACCAGGCGGCCAGGGACAAAGAAAAGGCATGTCTTAAGAAATTTTACAACAGCATGTTTGATGAGATATTGCCGGACGCCTTTGCCGTTGTAAGAGAGGCGGCGAAGAGGGTGATAAACATGCGCCATTTTGACTGCCAGATAATCGGCGGATATGTCCTGCACCAGGGCAGGATATCGGAAATGGCCACCGGCGAGGGCAAGACCCTGGCGGCAACGCTTCCCGTTTATCTCAATGCCTTATTAGGCAAAGGGGTGCATGTCGTCACCGTTAATGATTATCTTTCACGCCGCGACCGAGAATGGATGGGGCCTGTATATGAATTTTTAGGTTTGTCTGTGGGCGTGATACAGCATGATATGAATGCCCAGGACAGAAAAGCCGCTTATGGCGCGGATATAACATATGGCACGAATAATGAATTTGGTTTTGACTATCTACGGGATAATATGGTGATATCCAGGCAGGAGATGGTCCAGCGGGAGCCTTTTTTTGCCATAGTTGATGAGGTTGACAGTATACTGATAGACGAAGCAAGGACGCCTTTGATAATATCGGGCCCTGCCGAAGCGTCCACAGACAAATATTACAAGATTGACAAGATAATACCCCGGCTTGCCAAGGGCGCGCGTGATGAGAAAACGAAA
The genomic region above belongs to Candidatus Omnitrophota bacterium and contains:
- the prfB gene encoding peptide chain release factor 2 (programmed frameshift) codes for the protein MQETIKSQIEEIKGKLNCLRGYFDIPNKLAEISHIESTMSAQGFWANQQKANEIITRLKFLKATTEPFNSCLNGCRDIEELFSIIDDGDEPSIKEASVELARLKASVDSLEFKSLLSGRHDINNAIININSGAGGTESCDWANMLLRMYCRWANIMGYEVDNIDLLPGEEAGIKNATIIIKGDWAYGYLKGERGVHRLVRISPFDANKRRHTSFASVDVIAEVTDDIDIEIAEKDIKVDVYRSSGCGGQSVNTTDSAVRITHIPTGIVVQCQNERSQIKNRVIAMKVLRARLYEKKQQEMKEQMEKAHAAKQKIEWGSQIRSYVFHPYNMVKDHRTKEETSGAQAVMDGEIDRFIQAFLRFKKANT